AGGGATTGGCCGGGGATCCTGCCCCGCACGCGCTGTGGCTGTGGATCGGGCTGACCGGGTTCTCCGTTGCGGCACTGACATCCGGTTGGCGCCGGACCCACTGGTGGCGGCGCGCCGCCGCGATGACCGCCGTCCCGCTGTGCGCGCTGTGCGTGGCCCTGGCGCTGAATCAATGGACCGGATACCTGCCCACCACCCAGACGGCATGGGACCAACTCACTGCCGGACCGCTGCCGGATCAGACCGATATGGCCACCGTCGCGGCGTACGAGGTCCGGCATGTGGTGCCCCGCACCGGCTCCCTGGTGCCGTTCGACACCGGACACGCGGGTTCGGGATTCCGGCACCGCGGCGAGCTGGTGTACCTGCCGCCTGCCTGGTTCGCCTCGGATCCGCCGCCGCGGCTGCCCGCACTGCTGATGATCGGCGGCGAACTCAACACACCGGCAGACTGGGCGCGAGCCGGCAACGCGGTCACCATCACCGATACCTTCGCGGCCGCACACGGCGGCAGAGCCCCGGTGCTGGTGTTCGCCGACGTCGGTGGCGCGTTCAACAACGACACCGAGTGCGTCAACGGAACCCGCGGCAAGGTGGCCGACCACCTCCTCAACGACGTTGTACCGAAGGTCATCTCGACGTTCGGTGTGAGCGCGGACCCCGCACACTGGGGTGTTGTCGGATGGTCGATGGGCGGCACCTGCGCGGTGGACCTGACGGTGATGCACCCGGATCGGTTCTCCACGTTCGAGGACATCGCCGGCGATCTGAGGCCTAACACCGGCACCAAGGCGCAGACCATCGCGCGACTGTTCGGCGGGGACGCGGCGGCCTACGCCGCGTTCGACCCGAGCACCGTCATCACCCGGCACGGCCCCTACACCGGGGTGTCGGGTTGGTTCGCGGTGAACGGCGCCGGCACCTCCCCACCGCCCCAGACCGCCGCCGCAGCGCAGACCTTGTCCGCCCTGGGCACCGCATACGGCATCCGGTGCGTGGTGGCCACCCGGCCCGGGCAGCACGACTGGCCGTTCGCGTCACGCGCCTTCACCGAGGCGCTGCCCTGGCTGGCCGGCCGGATCGGCACGACCGATCAGTAGTCGGCCTCAGCGGCCGGCTCTTCGGCCCGGACGGTGTCCGGCACGCCATCCACTCTCCCCCGTACCAGGGCGCGCAACCGATCCCCGGACTTCTGAGCGGGTAACGTGGCGTCATGCCCGATGACCAGCAGCCTTCCGAGGTCGACCCGATCGATGCCGAGGTCGTCCCGGGCGAGCCGGCGCTCGTCGAATCGGCACCGGAATCCCACCAGAGCGGCCACACCGAGACCGGCTACACCGAGGCCGGCGTGCCGACCTTCGACGCGGTGCGGGAGAAGATCGAGAACCGCTACGGCACCGCGCTGGGCGCGACCGAGCTCGCCGAGCAGACGCCGGAGGGCCGTTCGGTGGCCGAGCAGTACGAGGCCCGCCAGCAGGCCGCCGCCGAGAAGCTGAAGCAGATCCGCGAATCGATGAACCGGGACTAGTGCGCTCGTTCACCGTCGCCGAGCGGCGTGCCCGCCTGGCCCGGCGGCATTTCCTGGGCCCGCAGAGCACCGATGTCACCACGGTGACGGCCGGCCTGGTCGGCCTGCACGCCACCGATCCCGCCACACCGTATCTGTCGCTGTGGGCCCGGATTCCCGGATTCGACCGCGCCGACCTGGACGCCGTGCTGTACCGGGACCGCACGATGCTCAAGCACCTGGCGATGCGGCGTACGCTATGGGCCATCTGCACGGACTCGTTGCCCGCGGTGCAGGCGGCCGCCAGTGACCGGGTGGCCGCCAACGAGAGCCGCAAGCTGATCGCCGATGTCGAGAAGGCGGGGGTGGCCGCCGACGGCGCCGCATGGCTGCAGACCGCGTGCACGGCGGTGCTGGCCTATCTGGAGGCCAACGGCCCGACCAGTGCGGCGCAATTGCGCACTGCCCTCCCGGAATTGGCGGGAACCTGGGATCCCGCACCCGGAAAGCCCTGGGGCGGGGCGACTCCCCTATCGCCGCGGGTGATCACGGTGCTCGCCGTGCGCGGGGCGGTCGTCCGCGGGCCGAATCAGGGCGGGTGGACATCGTCGCGTCCGCTGTGGGTGTCCGCGGGTTCCTGGTTGGACGGTGCGGCGTCGTCGGGCCCGTCGGCACCGGACGCGTCCGGTACCGAACTGGTGCGCACCTGGCTGCGGGCGTTCGGCCCGGCCACCGTGGCAGACGTGAAGTGGTGGTTCGGCCACACCCTCACCTGGACGCGGCGGGCACTGGCCGATATCGGTGCGGTCGAGGTGGATCTGCATGGCACGCCCGGCGTGGCGCTGCCCGATGACCTGGAGCCCGAACCCGACGCCGGGCCGTGGTGCGCGCTGTTGCCGGGTCTCGATCTCAGCACCATGGGCTGGGTGGACCGGGACTGGTACCTCGACGGGCTGGGCGACCGGGTGTTCGACACCCGGGGCAATGCCGGCCCGACCGCGTGGGTGAACGGCCGGGTGGTCGGTGCGTGGCGGCAATCCGACGACGGCCGGGTGCTGCCGCAGATCGTGGCCGAGGTGGACCGTGGTGCCCGACAGGAGTTGCAGCGCAAGGCCGATGCCCTCACCGAATGGTTGGACGGCACGGTCGTCAAACCGCGGTTCCCGTCCCCGTTGTCGAAGGGCCCGCCGGAGGGTTAGGGGATCCAGAGGGCAATGGATACGGCGTATAACCGCGCTCTTGACCTCAACCGCAGTTCC
This region of Mycolicibacterium diernhoferi genomic DNA includes:
- a CDS encoding alpha/beta hydrolase; this translates as MSTWATVSLTHGWVPGTVQVVTGLLLLMAALRLRRRHPVAFGIAMVFGVGAAVAVHWYVDNQGLAGDPAPHALWLWIGLTGFSVAALTSGWRRTHWWRRAAAMTAVPLCALCVALALNQWTGYLPTTQTAWDQLTAGPLPDQTDMATVAAYEVRHVVPRTGSLVPFDTGHAGSGFRHRGELVYLPPAWFASDPPPRLPALLMIGGELNTPADWARAGNAVTITDTFAAAHGGRAPVLVFADVGGAFNNDTECVNGTRGKVADHLLNDVVPKVISTFGVSADPAHWGVVGWSMGGTCAVDLTVMHPDRFSTFEDIAGDLRPNTGTKAQTIARLFGGDAAAYAAFDPSTVITRHGPYTGVSGWFAVNGAGTSPPPQTAAAAQTLSALGTAYGIRCVVATRPGQHDWPFASRAFTEALPWLAGRIGTTDQ
- a CDS encoding winged helix DNA-binding domain-containing protein; this translates as MRSFTVAERRARLARRHFLGPQSTDVTTVTAGLVGLHATDPATPYLSLWARIPGFDRADLDAVLYRDRTMLKHLAMRRTLWAICTDSLPAVQAAASDRVAANESRKLIADVEKAGVAADGAAWLQTACTAVLAYLEANGPTSAAQLRTALPELAGTWDPAPGKPWGGATPLSPRVITVLAVRGAVVRGPNQGGWTSSRPLWVSAGSWLDGAASSGPSAPDASGTELVRTWLRAFGPATVADVKWWFGHTLTWTRRALADIGAVEVDLHGTPGVALPDDLEPEPDAGPWCALLPGLDLSTMGWVDRDWYLDGLGDRVFDTRGNAGPTAWVNGRVVGAWRQSDDGRVLPQIVAEVDRGARQELQRKADALTEWLDGTVVKPRFPSPLSKGPPEG